TTTCTTTATCGTTCTCCGAAATAACAACACCTTCCACTTGCTGTAAACGGCTGTTGTTAGAAGTTGTTAACGACTGGATTTTTGCGTTGTAATTAGAAACGCGTTCTTCAATTTTTGCGTATTTCGCTTCAATCTCTTCTTTTTCAAGTTGGGTTTTAGCTAATGTAGAGCGGGTATCATTATACTGGTTTTCCAGTTCTACATACTTTTTTTTCGATACACAGGAGGTTGCCAAAAGCGTTCCTGCTATCATGGTTAGTGCAATAACTTTTTTCATAATACTAAGTTTTTTAGGTTTATGCTATCTATAACTCGTTGAAGCACCAAAAAATTAGTTAACGGATGCTATTGTTTTGTTAAAATAATTTTAGCTGAACCATTCAAAAACATAGCCCAATACCACATATAAAATAATAAAGACCACAATAGTACCGATACAGCCGCATTTTCCGCCACCAATTTTTTTGGCACCCCATCCGGCTAATAAAATTCGAAGTATTTTTTTCATATTTAATTTAAGGTTGATTAAAGAATTTATTCATTTTCTTCGGAGGTTCCATCCTGTTTTGACTGCTCTTGTTGCGGTTCCATTCGCAATTTATTTTTTCCGAAGTCTAATGTTCTTATTGGGAATGGAATATTAATTCCTGCTTGATCAAAGTTTTTCTTAATAAGCTTTATTGCTTTGTGTTGTGCTTCGTATTTAGGTTTTGGTTTTTGGCAGGTAATCCAAAAGCGCACCATAAAATTAATAGAGCTATCGCCAAATTCGGTAAAGAAAAATTCAACGCCTTCATTTTCGCGTTGTTCAAAATTTTCAGAAATTATTTTTACGACTAAATCTTCTACTTTTTGTAGGTCGTCCTCGTAACCCACGCCGCAACTAACAGATATTCTTGCCCGCTCTGTCCACGAATAATTGGTAAATGGGTTTTCGGCAAAAATTTTATTCGGTACAATAACGTAATCGTTATCTGGTTGTCGGAGCGTTACATTGCGCAGATCAATTTCCTCTACATACCCTATATTGCCTTGGGCATCGATAAAATCGCCAATTCGAACTTTGGGCTGAAATGAAAGCATAAAACCTGAAACTGTATTGCCTAATGTGCCTTGTAAAGCAAACCCGATAGCCAGCCCCATAACACCTGCACCGGCTAGTACCGAAGTTAACACCTTATCTAATTGCATTACTCCAAGAGCAATAAAGAAACCAATCAATAATACAATGGCGTAAATTAATTTTGACAGTACCTGTTTTATTGAATCGTCGCTAACTTTTTTGAAAAGCACCCGATATGAAAACTTTTTTATTCCTTTCGCAATGAAATAACTGATTACCATTATTACAATTGCCAAGGCGAAATTTGGCAATTTTAAAATAATGGCGTCTAGCCATCCATCAAGTTTGTCCCATAATGCTGTAATTGAATCGTGTACTGAAAATTTTTGACCTTCCATATAATTGTATTAAAATAAAGTTGAAAGCATAAATGTACCTAAAACCCATAAAATGAGTGAAAGTATGCCTCCGATTAAAAAAAAGTGTTTGAATTTGTAAAACCCCATACCATAAATTAAGGTATTGGTTTGATAGCCCATTGGGGTAAAGAAACTAAAGTTTGCTCCAAATAATACTGCCAGTATAAAAGGTTTCATAGAGAGATCTAGCCCAACGGCAATGGCTATGGCTATTGGGGTCATAATAATAGCGGTAGCGTTGTTGCTAACTACGCTGCTCAACACCATGGTTATTAAAAAGATTAAACCTATAACAATTAAATTAGATTGCCCGCTGAGTATTTCGAGTAGCTGGTCTGAAATCCAATGGTCTGCGCCAGTATTGTTCATAGCTATTCCCAAAGGAATCATCCCGGCCAGTAAAAAAATTACTTGCCAATTTATGCGATGATATACATCGTTTAGATTTAAGCAGCGCGTAAGTAATAACAGCGAAACGCCTGTAATGGCACTAATAAGGATGCTAAGAATACCGCTAGCCGCCAAACCTATTACCAATAATAAAATAACAGACGATATAGCTCTCTTTTTGCTATTTACAGATTGTGATTTGTGTTCCCTTAAAATAGCTACATTTTCTAAATCGTTAAGCTGGTTTATTTCGTCGGAGGGTATTTCAACTAGTAACCTATCGCCTGGTTTTAATGTAATTTGATCCATATTTCTACGAACGAGACGTTCCTCGGTATTCCGAAAATTCTTTCGTTTTTTTATTGCAATGGGCAAAGCATTGTGAAAAGTTTGCTTGCGCAATTGTTTTAATGATTTGCCTATAAATATTGATCCCGGCAGAATTAATAACTCTACAAAACCATAATTTTCAGAATTTTTTGTTGTACTAGCATCTTCATCAGTAAAAGATTCATTTTTCTTGGAATCGTCCTTGTTTTTATGCACGCTTATACCTTGGGCGTCGTTTAGTTTAGAAAGATTTTCAATATCGCACATTAACAGCAGTTTATCTTTTTCTTTTAAAGTAATGTACTTTCCAGGCGCATTGGTAATTTGCTTGTTCCGGGTGAGTTTGAGAATGGAAATTTCTGGATTGTTATACAGAAATGTGTCTTCTATATGCTTGTCTATTAAGTTTGAATTTTCGTTTATCACCACTGTAGTAACAAAGCTTTCCAGATCGTAAGCATCGTGTAAATTTTCTTTCGAATCTTTTGGGAGCCACCGTGAAGCGATTGTTATTACAAAAATACCAACCACTAAAAAAATGGCGCCGAATAATGAAAATTCAAAGAAGCTAAAACGTTCGGCGCCTAAATCGCGCGCTACAGAATTTACAATTAAATTTGTTGAAGTTCCCATTAACGTACAGCTACCGCCCAAAATTCCCGCAAAAGAAATGGGTAAAAGCAATTTTGCTTGTGGTAGGTTAAAACGTTTGGACAATTCCGAAATAATCTTAATAAATACGATTACTACGGCCGTAGTATTTATAAATGCCGAAATGCCACCTGTAATAAGCATGAGCACAGGTAGTAATAAAAAAAGCGGTAAGACGTGCAGGTTTTTTAAAAAGCGCGCTAGAGAAGCAATTACCCCATTATCTTCCAATGCCAATGCTATAATCATTAAAGAAAGTACGGTAATTGTAGCAGAATTTGAAAATCCGGAAATAGCTTCCTCAGGTTTTACAAGACCAGTTAATGCAAGGGCGGCAATAAGAAGCATTGCAATTTTATCTACTGAAAAAACTTCAAATGCAAATAGAACAATGGTAACTAACAGAATAGAAAAAACGAGTATTATTTCTGGCGTCATTTGGTTGAAAGGTTAGCTTTATAAAGATAACCGCAGAAATAATACTCGTTCCTAAGAAATTCATAAAATATTGAAAAGATCAATATTTTAACATTTTAGCCAAGATATTTTTTAAGGATGTGGCTTTTTGATGTTTGTCGTAATCTTCTAATAGCCTTTTCGCGAATTTGGCGTACACGCTCTCGGCTTAAATCAAAAGTGTCTCCAATTTCCTGAAGCGTCATTGGCGGTTGGCCGCAAAGTCCAAAATTTAATTTTACCACATCGGCCTCGCGTGGAGCTAGTGTATCTAAAGCTCGGTTAATTTCAATGCGAAGCGATTCGTGCATCAAATCCTTATCAGGATTTGGACTTTCGCCAGAACTAAGCACATCGTAGAGGTTATTGTCGTTCTCACCCTCTTGGAATGGCGCGTCCATCGATAAACTTCGAGTTGAATTTTTAAGCGAACTTTTTACTTTAGATTCACTAAAATCGAGCTCTTTGGCAATTTCGGCTGCCGTGGGTACACGTTGAAATTTTTGTTCAAGATGAATGGATGCTTTTTTTATTTTATTTATATCGCCAATTTTGTTTAAAGGCAAACGCACCACACGCGATTGTTCGGCGATGGCTTGTAAAATGGCTTGGCGAATCCACCACACTGCATAGGAAATAAACTTAAAGCCTCGTGTTTCATCAAATCTTTTGGCGGCTTTTACCAAGCCTACATTTCCTTCGTTGATTAAATCGGGGAGGCTCAATCCCTGATTTTGATATTGTTTTGCCACGGAAATCACAAATCTTAAATTTGCTCTGCTTAGCTTGTTCAGCGCTGCCTGATCTCCTTCACGAATGCGTTGAGCCAACTCAACTTCCTCTTCAGCAGTTATTAAATCTATTTTACTAACATCCTGTAAATAACTGTTTAATGATTTTGTTTCGCGGTTGGTTACTTGCTTCGTGATCTTAAGTTGTCTCATATATTCTCCTGTTTTTTATAATAACACGGCATAGTATGACATTTTAGGGTAATTTCCAAATAGTTAACACATATTGTTAAAATTTGTTAGTCCATTTTTTTTATATACTTTCATAAAAAAAAGTATGAACACTATTAAAATATTTTCCACGTCTGTTTTCTTATTGGTTTGTAATGTGCTTTTCGCTCAAAAACCAACCGAAGTTCCCAAACCAAGTGAAGAGCCTATAGATTTAACCAGTACGGCAGATATTATTATATATATTGTGCTGCCAGTGTGCGCGGTTCTATTGTATTTGATTTATAGAAATAGTAGAAAAAAGAAGAAAAAATAATTTTTTCATGAAATATATATTTTACCTCTTCAAATACTACATTTGGTGTAGTTGTTGTTAATTATATTGAAAACATTTTTTAATATGTTGAAACATTTTTTTCTTTTTGGATTGCTATTAACTACCTGCTCTTCCTTTTCACAAATTGAATTGGGAAACAATTCCGTTCGTTTTAATAGTTCAGAATCTAATATAAATAGTTCTTCGGGTTTTGAAATACCCGCAATAAAAGCACCATCGCTTTCCAATACAAAAAACCCCAATACTCCAAATAATTCAGATTTGGGAAAGGAAAAGGAAAAACAGATAGATATGCAAAATGGAGATGGGTTACAAGAATACATAACCAATAAGACTCCAAAATATTTTACGAATGACAAAGAGATAAAACCTGAATACGGGAAAGATCAGTATTTGGGGGATTTTAAAACCACTGCAAAAACGGCTACTTTTATGTATCGTGACCATCAGTTTGTAGATGGCGATATGATTCGAATTTGGGTTAATGGCGAAATTGCGGTTCCCAGAGCGCGGTTAGAGGGCAGTTTTAGAGGGTTTGATGTTCCACTGCAAATAGGTTTCAATAAAATAGATTTTGAAGCCTTAAATCAAGGTTCTTCTGGACCAAATACGGCGCAATTAAATATCTACGACGAAATTGGCAATCTGCTAGCCTCCTATGAATGGAATCTTCTTACGGGCAATAAAGCTACCGCTATTCTTGTGAAAGAGTAATTGGTAATTATTTAAAATTTTTTGGAATTTTTTGCCCAACGGGTTGCAAAACGCTTTCAGATTTAAATAGAAGTTTTATCTTTAAGCAAGTAGAAACTGAAATTAAATGTTATCAAAAAGGCTATTTCACTTTTTAAGAGGAAAAACTGTAAAAAGAAGACTACATTTAATTTTGAATTAAAACCTGTATTCAAATGAAAAAAGTACTAATAACGCTCGACTATAATCCCAACTCCGAAAAAGTAGTAGAAATGGGAAGCCAACTAGCCAAGTTAATGGGAGCGGAAATTTGTTTATTTCATGTTTTGGCAGAAGTTCGGTATTACGGGATGCAATACGAACCATTTATGGGGTACGAAGGATATGCATTTCCTGTAGATTTCAGAATTCAAGAGGAATTTGTAAAAGTGGCAAAGGATTATCTCGAAAAAACCGCAGCTCACTTAGGCGGCGAAAATGTTTCAACCCATTTAGCTGAAGGCGATACCGCTAAAAGTATTCTTGAATATGCCGAATCGTGGAATGCTGATGTAATAGTGATGGGAACACACAGTCACAGTACTTTAGAAAAACTATTTTTAGGCACAGTTGCTTCCAGTGTTTTGGAAAGCACTAAAATTCCTGTTTATATGGTGCCAACTGGGGAAAAATAGGGGATAAGAAGTGTGTTTTTTTATGGTAGATAAATAAAGTTACCTTTACACAAAAATTTTTTATGGCTTTAAGTAATAACGATATAATGAAAAAACTGCGTGTTGCACACAAATTGCGCGACGACGATATTGTAAAAATATGTTCGTTGGTAGATTTTGCAGTAACTAAAAGTGAATTGGGCGCAATTTTTAGA
This region of Aequorivita marisscotiae genomic DNA includes:
- a CDS encoding SLC13 family permease, with translation MTPEIILVFSILLVTIVLFAFEVFSVDKIAMLLIAALALTGLVKPEEAISGFSNSATITVLSLMIIALALEDNGVIASLARFLKNLHVLPLFLLLPVLMLITGGISAFINTTAVVIVFIKIISELSKRFNLPQAKLLLPISFAGILGGSCTLMGTSTNLIVNSVARDLGAERFSFFEFSLFGAIFLVVGIFVITIASRWLPKDSKENLHDAYDLESFVTTVVINENSNLIDKHIEDTFLYNNPEISILKLTRNKQITNAPGKYITLKEKDKLLLMCDIENLSKLNDAQGISVHKNKDDSKKNESFTDEDASTTKNSENYGFVELLILPGSIFIGKSLKQLRKQTFHNALPIAIKKRKNFRNTEERLVRRNMDQITLKPGDRLLVEIPSDEINQLNDLENVAILREHKSQSVNSKKRAISSVILLLVIGLAASGILSILISAITGVSLLLLTRCLNLNDVYHRINWQVIFLLAGMIPLGIAMNNTGADHWISDQLLEILSGQSNLIVIGLIFLITMVLSSVVSNNATAIIMTPIAIAIAVGLDLSMKPFILAVLFGANFSFFTPMGYQTNTLIYGMGFYKFKHFFLIGGILSLILWVLGTFMLSTLF
- a CDS encoding sigma-70 family RNA polymerase sigma factor, with the translated sequence MRQLKITKQVTNRETKSLNSYLQDVSKIDLITAEEEVELAQRIREGDQAALNKLSRANLRFVISVAKQYQNQGLSLPDLINEGNVGLVKAAKRFDETRGFKFISYAVWWIRQAILQAIAEQSRVVRLPLNKIGDINKIKKASIHLEQKFQRVPTAAEIAKELDFSESKVKSSLKNSTRSLSMDAPFQEGENDNNLYDVLSSGESPNPDKDLMHESLRIEINRALDTLAPREADVVKLNFGLCGQPPMTLQEIGDTFDLSRERVRQIREKAIRRLRQTSKSHILKKYLG
- a CDS encoding universal stress protein, whose amino-acid sequence is MKKVLITLDYNPNSEKVVEMGSQLAKLMGAEICLFHVLAEVRYYGMQYEPFMGYEGYAFPVDFRIQEEFVKVAKDYLEKTAAHLGGENVSTHLAEGDTAKSILEYAESWNADVIVMGTHSHSTLEKLFLGTVASSVLESTKIPVYMVPTGEK
- a CDS encoding mechanosensitive ion channel family protein, whose product is MEGQKFSVHDSITALWDKLDGWLDAIILKLPNFALAIVIMVISYFIAKGIKKFSYRVLFKKVSDDSIKQVLSKLIYAIVLLIGFFIALGVMQLDKVLTSVLAGAGVMGLAIGFALQGTLGNTVSGFMLSFQPKVRIGDFIDAQGNIGYVEEIDLRNVTLRQPDNDYVIVPNKIFAENPFTNYSWTERARISVSCGVGYEDDLQKVEDLVVKIISENFEQRENEGVEFFFTEFGDSSINFMVRFWITCQKPKPKYEAQHKAIKLIKKNFDQAGINIPFPIRTLDFGKNKLRMEPQQEQSKQDGTSEENE